In Rhodamnia argentea isolate NSW1041297 chromosome 4, ASM2092103v1, whole genome shotgun sequence, the following proteins share a genomic window:
- the LOC115754911 gene encoding deoxypodophyllotoxin synthase-like: MGALSPRKLPLIDFCKNDIKPGSTDWDSVQKEVVEALEEYGCFEARYDKIGVELHDDVLKQLEDLFNLPAETKRRFVDTRKPYDGYLEDLPQSPLYEAMGVSGVLDSGGIRKLADLMWPQGNPIFCETLNSYAMRLSELESLITRMVFRSLGVEKYLDSHAESLNHSIRVMRYKAPMTREPQIRARSHCDKNFLTILQQNHVNGLEVQTMDGKWIQVAPSASTFVVMVGESFLGWSNGRLHCPAHRVMMTGKEARYSVGSFSAIRGVITCPPELVDEQHPLLFKPFDEVGLLRFRQTEQGLKAESTLKAYCGV; the protein is encoded by the exons ATGGGTGCCCTCTCACCTCGAAAGCTTCCCTTGATAGATTTCTGCAAGAATGACATTAAGCCAGGAAGCACCGATTGGGATTCAGTGCAGAAAGAGGTTGTCGAAGCACTTGAAGAGTACGGTTGTTTTGAGGCTCGATACGACAAGATCGGTGTTGAGCTTCACGATGATGTCCTCAAGCAATTGGAAGATCTGTTCAACCTTCCGGCTGAGACGAAGCGCCGTTTTGTCGACACTCGAAAGCCGTACGACGGGTACCTCGAGGACTTGCCTCAGTCTCCTCTTTACGAAGCAATGGGAGTCTCCGGCGTGCTGGACTCCGGAGGCATTCGGAAGTTAGCCGACCTCATGTGGCCTCAAGGGAATCCaatattttg TGAAACACTGAATTCATATGCCATGAGGCTATCCGAGTTGGAATCACTGATCACCCGGATGGTGTTCCGAAGCCTAGGCGTGGAGAAGTATCTGGATTCGCATGCCGAATCCTTGAACCACTCGATCCGAGTCATGAGATACAAAGCGCCGATGACTCGGGAGCCTCAGATCAGGGCACGCTCGCACTGTGACAAGAACTTCTTGACCATACTCCAACAAAATCATGTCAATGGATTGGAGGTGCAAACAATGGATGGGAAGTGGATTCAAGTCGCACCTTCGGCTTCCACCTTCGTAGTCATGGTTGGAGAGTCATTTCTG GGATGGAGCAATGGCCGATTGCACTGCCCTGCACACCGGGTGATGATGACCGGGAAGGAGGCGAGGTACTCGGTCGGCTCGTTCTCGGCCATAAGAGGAGTGATCACGTGCCCGCCCGAGCTGGTGGACGAGCAACATCCCTTGCTCTTCAAGCCCTTCGACGAAGTTGGTCTGCTCCGATTCCGCCAAACCGAGCAAGGCCTCAAGGCCGAGTCCACTCTTAAGGCCTACTGTGGTGTTTGA
- the LOC115754944 gene encoding deoxypodophyllotoxin synthase-like — MSPIPTLKLPLIDLSELAGSKPGTGRWDSLQSQVRRALEEFGCFEALYDVITPELHNDVFQELEELVKLPADVKRRFVVPDKEYQGYTADRPVAPLYEAFGVGYAPNSGSIETLAELMWPQGNTRFCETMNKYAVRVFELESLVKKLVLGSLGVDKFMDSLAKSARYNLRLMRYAAPGTEESKKPGVKCHRDSNFVTILHQNHVNGLEIQTQDGHWIEVAFSSPSSFVVLTGESFYGWSNGRLHSPRHRVMMSGPEPRYSIGFFSADQGTVQCPEELVDEQHPLLFKPFDSAGLSRIYKTEEGLNGASAMDTFYRI; from the exons ATGAGCCCTATTCCAACACTAAAGCTTCCCCTGATAGATCTGTCCGAATTAGCTGGCTCGAAGCCGGGGACGGGTCGATGGGACTCCTTGCAAAGTCAAGTCCGACGAGCCCTCGAAGAATTCGGTTGCTTCGAAGCTTTGTATGATGTGATTACCCCGGAGCTTCACAATGATGTGTTCCAAGAATTGGAGGAATTGGTCAAGCTCCCGGCTGATGTGAAGCGCCGGTTTGTCGTCCCGGATAAGGAGTACCAAGGCTACACTGCAGATCGTCCTGTCGCGCCTCTCTACGAGGCTTTTGGAGTGGGCTATGCTCCCAACTCGGGTTCGATCGAAACATTAGCAGAGCTCATGTGGCCACAGGGAAACACAAGATTTTG TGAGACGATGAATAAGTATGCTGTGAGGGTTTTTGAGTTGGAATCACTAGTGAAGAAGCTGGTTCTGGGAAGCTTGGGCGTAGACAAGTTCATGGATTCGCTAGCCAAGTCGGCCAGATACAATTTGCGCCTCATGAGATACGCAGCTCCTGGGACCGAGGAGTCCAAGAAGCCCGGGGTTAAGTGCCATCGGGACTCCAACTTCGTGACCATACTTCACCAGAATCATGTGAACGGATTGGAAATTCAAACTCAGGACGGACATTGGATCGAGGTCGCCTTTTCCTCGCCGTCATCTTTCGTTGTCCTCACTGGGGAGTCATTCTAC GGATGGAGCAATGGAAGATTACACAGCCCTCGTCACCGAGTAATGATGAGCGGGCCCGAGCCAAGATATTCCATAGGATTCTTCTCTGCCGACCAGGGCACGGTTCAGTGTCCCGAAGAGCTTGTGGACGAGCAACATCCTCTTCTTTTTAAGCCCTTTGATTCAGCTGGTCTCTCCCGCATCTACAAGACCGAAGAGGGCCTGAATGGAGCTTCGGCAATGGATACTTTCTACAGAATTTGA